ATGGGGCCGCTATGACCGATTTCAAGCCTGCTCATCAATAGAAGGCGAAACCGGCGCCGGCGCCTTGCTGACCACGACCATGGCCGGGCGCAGCAAACGACCGTTAAGCAAATAGCCCTTCTGGAAAACCTTCAGCACACTGTTTGGCTCGACGTCGGCACTTTCCTGCATCGCCATGGCCTGGTGGTGCTCGGCGTTGAAGGGTTCGCCATGCGGATCAAGGGTTTCGAGCTGATAACGCTTGAGGGTGTCCTGGAACATTTTCAGGGTCAGCTCGATGCCTTCACGCATCGGACGAATATTTTCGTCATCCGGGTTGGACAGCTCCAGGCCACGCTCCAGGCTGTCGATGATCGGCAGCAGATCGCCAGCGAAACGCTCCAGGGCGAATTTATGAGC
The sequence above is drawn from the Pseudomonas sp. St316 genome and encodes:
- the grpE gene encoding nucleotide exchange factor GrpE, with product MADEQTQDTQNLDANQASQDSGEDLAARVQVLEEQLAGAQDQALRVAADLQNVRRRAEQDVEKAHKFALERFAGDLLPIIDSLERGLELSNPDDENIRPMREGIELTLKMFQDTLKRYQLETLDPHGEPFNAEHHQAMAMQESADVEPNSVLKVFQKGYLLNGRLLRPAMVVVSKAPAPVSPSIDEQA